One genomic window of Bactrocera dorsalis isolate Fly_Bdor chromosome 4, ASM2337382v1, whole genome shotgun sequence includes the following:
- the LOC115066706 gene encoding uncharacterized protein LOC115066706, with translation MSARNSWFLSSAIFLLYYACGGIEYISAQPTGLRILHTLTHGYNIPPFRQPPDTIRFDGVNGGYMAVQVERHPWERHRFRHRPGYGPHKDFVVAQPNFHSSEEFNTNSVGNAPPFVLNPAAGPFGPPRVNVALTQDSVIVNHPWHNPNNPHDRRHHPRWHGCHRPMAADPDLNGENVQGAGYEAGSFGQTAIFENTNNGIPEWENSGPPRRVGGEPKEDAVIIITPTTPTTTRAVPPTTTESAERTADITEPMTRTYETTTGEITEPTTKTYETTTGEITEQTTKTYETTTVNNTGAISTTDATVTAAPTESTFAIDIRSGFA, from the coding sequence ATGAGCGCTCGAAATTCGTGGTTCTTAAGCAgtgcaatatttttgttatattacgCATGCGGTGGCATTGAATACATATCAGCTCAACCCACGGGTTTGCGTATATTACACACTCTAACACATGGTTACAACATCCCACCATTTCGGCAACCACCAGACACCATTAGATTTGACGGCGTGAATGGAGGATACATGGCAGTGCAAGTGGAACGACATCCATGGGAAAGACATCGGTTCCGACACCGTCCCGGATATGGTCCCCACAAAGATTTTGTAGTTGCACAGCCAAATTTTCACAGTTCTGAAGAATTCAATACTAATAGTGTGGGAAATGCACCACCATTCGTATTGAACCCTGCAGCTGGACCTTTTGGACCGCCTAGAGTAAATGTGGCGCTAACTCAAGATTCAGTAATCGTAAACCATCCCTGGCATAATCCAAATAATCCGCATGACAGAAGACATCACCCTAGGTGGCATGGTTGCCATAGACCAATGGCTGCGGATCCCGACCTAAATGGAGAAAATGTACAAGGCGCAGGCTATGAAGCTGGCAGTTTCGGACAGACTGCAATCTTTGAGAATACTAATAACGGCATACCTGAGTGGGAAAATAGTGGACCACCACGAAGAGTCGGAGGTGAACCAAAAGAAGATGCCGTTATAATTATTACACCAACAACTCCTACAACAACGCGTGCTGTCCCACCAACTACAACCGAGTCTGCTGAGAGAACTGCGGATATTACAGAACCAATGACAAGAACATATGAAACAACAACTGGAGAAATTACggaaccaacaacaaaaacatatgaaACAACAACTGGAGAAATTACggaacaaacaacaaaaacatatgaaacaacaacagtgaATAACACAGGCGCAATTTCAACGACCGACGCCACTGTAACTGCAGCGCCAACCGAGAGCACGTTTGCAATTGATATAAGAAGTGGATTTGCTTAA